A genomic region of Halichondria panicea chromosome 5, odHalPani1.1, whole genome shotgun sequence contains the following coding sequences:
- the LOC135336075 gene encoding uncharacterized protein LOC135336075: MHVHTGPTGVVHDDIDLSVFSISGDDQKGPAITNLHELMVKHGVTDKQLDREIEQDDLAPVAMHFDDVELYFNPLKLNENEQADVRRETYLSRSNQVAVINCLFIWRGHKPSEATFRALIRILLDLKKKEIAIKICQYLKEKSQ, encoded by the exons atgcatgtacatacaggacCTACTGGTGTGGTTCACGATGATATTGATCTCTCTGTGTTTAGTATCAGTGGTGATGATCAAAAG GGTCCAGCAATCACCAACCTCCATGAGTTGATGGTCAAGCATGGAGTCACTGACAAGCAGTTGGATCGAGAGATTGAACAAGACGATCTTGCTCCAGTAGCTATGCACTTTGATGATGTGGAGCTCTACTTCAACCCACTGAAGTTGAATGAAAATGAACAAGCTGACGTGAGGCGAGAGACTTATTTAAGTAGAAGCAATCAAGTGGCAGTGATAAACTGTTTGTTTATCTGGAGGGGTCACAAACCCAGCGAGGCAACCTTTAGAGCACTGATTAGGATCTTATTGGATCTTAAGAAGAAAGAGATTGCTATCAAGATCTGTCAATACTTGAAAGAAAAG TCCCAGTGA